The DNA region TTGCCGGCGGGAATCTCGGACTTGTCGGCGAGGCCCAGCTCTTCGAGCACCTGGTCCGCGACCTTCGACGCCAGCGAGAGTGGGAGGTTCTCGCGCCCGAAGCACGCTCCGACCGTGACATTGGCGCGCACCGAGAGATCGTTGAGCGGCCGGACCACCTGGTGCGCGCGCGCGACGCCACGGCGCGCGACCTGGTGGGCGGGCATGCCGGTGATGTCGTCGCCGGCGAAGACGATGTTGCCGCTGCGTGGCTTGTACACGCCGTTGATCGCGTTGAAGAGCGTCGTCTTCCCCGCGCCGTTCGGTCCGATGAGCCCAACGATGGTGGCCTCGTCGGCGTCGAAGGAAGCCCCATCGACGGCGACCAGGCCGCCGAAGCGAACGGTGACGTCACGGACGGAGAGGATCACTGGATGTACGCCCTCAGCACCGGGAATCGATTGCGGAGCCAGCCGATCAGCCCGGCCGTGACGAACAGGACGGTCACGAGAAGCAAGAGTCCTGCGATGGCCAGCTGGAAGTTCGCGAACGTTGGGCTGGTGATGAGGAATCCGCGCAGCCACTCATAGACTGCGGCGCCGACGACCGGCCCGGCGACGGTGCCGATGCCGCCGAGTACCACCATCACGAGCGATTCGATCGACCGCAGCAGGTCGAACGCGTGAGCCGGCTCAATGATCCCGTTCTTGAAGAAGAACGCGGCGCCGGCGAGCGCTGGGAAGAACGCCGACACGACATAGGCAAGCACCTTCGCGCGCGCCGGGTCGATCCCAACGACCATCGCGACGTCCTGGTCCTCACGGATGGCCATGAGCGCGAGCCCGAACTTCGAGCGCTTGATCGCATAGCTGGCAGCGATCGTCCCGAGCGCGACAGCGGTCATCGTGTAGTACGCAAGCTGCGCGGCCTCGCGCGCTCCGCCGTATGTGCCGTAGATCGAGAACGGAAAGAACATTCCGACCGCGCCACCAAAGGGCTCGAAGTTCGTCACGAACGACTTCATCGCCTCGTTGATGCCGATCGTAGCGAGCGCGAAGTAGGCACCTCGCAGGCGGAGGATCGGCACGCCAATGAGTCCCGCGATGAGCGCGGCCGGGATCGCGCCCGCGACGGCCGCGAGCAGGAAATGCATGCCGAGCGTCTGCATCAGCCAGAACGCGATGTAGCCGCCGATCCCGAAGAAGACGATGTGGCCGAACGATACGTACCCGGTGTAGCCCATGATGATGTTGATGCTCGACGCGAGCGTGATCAGCATGAACATGAGGAAGAGCTCTTCACGCAGCGACGGGTTGTTCGTGACGATCGGCACCGCCGCGACGACGGCCATAAGGACCAGGAGCGCGGGGAGGAAGGGTGCGCGCACCTGCCTCACGCGCGCGAGCCCAGCAGTCCCGACGGCCGGACGAGGAGGATCAGCACGAAGATCACGTATTCGAGCACAGGCACCCACGACACTGGGATGAAGACGGTGGCGACTCCCTCAAGCAGCCCCAGCACGATCCCGCCGACCAGGGCGCCCGTGGGGTTGCCCAGTCCCCCGAGCACCACGATGACGAACGATTTCACCTCGTAGGTCGTGCCAGACAGGATCGTGAAGGAGAACAGCGTCGAGAGGAGCGCGCCGCTGGTCATCGCGAGGGCCGTGCCGATGCCGAAGGAGAGCGCGAGCATGCGGCGCGAGTCGATCCCCATGAGCTCCGCGGCCGCACGGTTGTTCGCCACGGCGCGGATCGACTTGCCGAGGCGGGTGCGGAAGAGGAAGGCGTAGAGCGCGGCCGCCACGGCGATCGCTATCGCCACGGACACGGCATGCGTTCCAAGGATCGTGATCCCGCCGCCGCGCAGTGCGCCGAGGTCGATGTCGACGGCGCGCGGGCTGGTGGTGAAGATCACCGTGCCCATGCCGATGATCATCAGGTTGACCGAGAAGGTCGCGAGCAGCGTCGTGAGCTCGGGAGCGTTGATGACGCGGTCGACCGCCACGAAATAGATCACAACGCCGAGAAGAAGGCCGAGGAAGAGAGCGGCGACGAGCCCAAGGTACGGGTTGAGTCCGAAGGTCTGGCTGAGAACGAGGACCGTGAACATGCCAAGGGCGATGACCGGTCCGTGCGAGAGGTTGATGACCTTCATCACCCCGAAGATGAGCGTCAGGCCCATCGCGGCCAGGCCATAGACGAAGCCGAGCATGAGTCCGTCGATCGCCGACGGGATCAGCGCGTCGAGGCTCATGCCCGGCTTGTACTACTTACTGCGTTACTTGCGCATCTGCGCGTCCGCGGACTTCGCCTCCAGCGGCCAAACGATCTGCGTGGCGAGCTTGCCGGACGCGTCCTTGAGCCACTGCACGTAGACCATGTCGTGCGCGACCTGCTTGCCGTGTGTTTTCGCTTCGGTCGAGAACTTCACGTGCCCGAAGAAGGTCATGAGATCGAGCTTATCGAAGGCGGCGCGGACCTTTTCCTGATCCGTGCTCTGCGCGTCCTCGAGCGCCTTCTGGAGCATCAGGCCGGCGGCGTACCCCCCCGCAGAGTGGTAGGACGGTGGAGCGTTGAACTTGGCCGTGTAGGCCTTCGTGAAGTTCTCGACGCTCGTCCCGTAGTACGGGATGCTCAGCGCCTTCGCACCTGCCTCCGAATACTTCACCTGAGTCTCCCACTGCGATGGTCCGACGATGTACTGCGCCGCATCACCGACGTCGGAGAACGTCGGCTCCGGCGGTGCGACGAGGAGAGCGATGAAGCGTGCGTTCACCTTCTTCTCGAAGAGCTGCTTGGCGAACGTCGTGCCGTCCTGGAAGTGGCCCCCGCCGATGATCGCATCCGGCGTGGCCGCGACGATCTTGTTGATGAACGGGTTGAAATCGGTGGCGCCAGTGTCGTAGCCCTCGCTGACCACGACCTGAAGACCCTTGCTCTCGGCATAGGGTTTCGCGGCTGCGACGACCGAGGTCGAGAACGGATCCTTCTCGTTGACGATGGCGACCTTCTTGATCGTCGGGTCGAGCTTGAGCATCAGGTCGATCGCGCCGGTGAGGTACTTCGAGGCCGGTGTGTAGACCTGGAAGATGTACTTGAAGCCCTGCTCCATGGTCGCGTCGTCGGCCCCGCCCGCGGTCACCATGACCTTGCCGTTCTGCTCGGATACGACGGCCGCGGACTTCACGAGGCCGCTCGAATACGGCGACAGGAGGAAGTCCACCTTGTCGTCGTTGATGAGCTTCGTGTAGAGCGCCTGGACGCGGTCGGTCTTGGATTCGTCGTCGTAGAACTTGATCTCCGGCATGAGGACCGTGTTGTTGCCGATCTTGATCCCGCCCGCCTTCGTGACGTCGTCGACCCAGAGCTGGATGCCCTCGGTCTGCTTCTTCGAGGCGACGTTCTGCGCACCTGTCTGCGAGGCAGTGAAGCCTACGACGAGCTTCTTCGTGGTCGCCGCCGCCGACGCTTGCGTCGTGGCGGTCGGCGAGGCGACGGGAGCCGCCGTACCGCCACAGGCTGAGGCGAGCAACCCGACCAGGACAATGGCGACCGCACTCGGGCGGATGAAGTTCATATGTCTCTCCTCCAAAGGGTGCCTGAAGGAGCACGCTAGTACAGCCCGTACCCGCCAGGGGAAGGGCCGAATGTCTCTAACCTGCCGCCGTTCGTCGCGCGTGCGCCTCCTGGGCGCCTAAGCCGGGTCGCGCGGCTCCTTCGCCTTCGCCACCGGCGGCCGCCGCGACGTCCCGCGGTTCCACCCGCTGCCGCGCCCGCGCTCGCGCCAGGCGCGCTGCTCCTCGGCGGTCCACTGGCGGCTGGGGCGCACGAGCACACGGTCGTCGATCACCGGGTCCTTCAGCTTCAGCGCCTTGAACAGCGGCTTCAGGTCCGCGCGGTGCTGCCAGATGTCAGCCGTCAGGTCGCCGACCTTCGCGACGCGGTCGCGCATCGTCTCGAGCGTGAACGCCTCAGGCCGCACATCCGGCACCTCGTCCCAGCGAAGCGGGGCCGACGCGCGCGCGTCGGCCATCGGTCGGATCGAGTACGCCGACGCGATGGTCCGGTCGAAGGCGTTCTGACCGTAGTCCACGAAGACGCCGGTGCGGTCCTTCACGACCCAGGTGATCGTGGCGATCTTCGGCACGCGATTCGCGACCTCGGCCGCCACGGCCTTCGCAAAACGCCGCACCTCCGGGAACGGGAGCTCGATGACGATCGGCGTGAGGATGTGCATGCCCGACACGCCGGAGGTCTTCGGATAGCTCGGCAGCTTCAGCTCGTCGAGGACCTCCTTCACGACCATCGCGATCTCCCGCACGTGCTCCCAGGGATTGCCCTCGCTCGGATCGAGATCGATGAGCATGTAGTCGGGCTTCGCGACATCGGGGACGCGCGAGTGCCAGGTGTGCATCTCGATGCAGCCGAGGTTCGCGATCCACACGAGACCGGCCGCATCGGTCACGACGGGAAAATCGGCCTCGTTGCCGCTCGGGTAGCTGATGTGGACGGTCTCCAGCCAATCCGGATGTGGATTGGGGACGCGCTTCTGGTAGAAGAAGTCCCCTTCGACCCCGTTGGGGTGGCGCTTCATCTGCATCGGGCGGCGCTCGACGTGGTTCAGTACGTACGGTGCGAGGTCGGCGTAGTACTGGATGAGGTCGCTCTTCGTCAGGCCCTGAGCCGGGAAGAACACTTTCTCGGGGTTGGTGACCGCGACTTCACGCTCGCCGACTTTCACGAGGTCATTGTGCCCGGAGCGACGCCACCACCTTCGCGATGCGCGCAACGCGGGTCTCCGGACGCTTCGCGCCGGTGACCGCCTCGACGTGCTCCTTCCGACGCGTGAACGACAACGCGTCGAAGGCCGGACGTCTCTTGGCCGACGACAGGGCTCGCGCGAGGTCGCTCGGGACCATCACGGTACGCTCCGCGGTGTCCGCTTCGAGTGTCACGTGAGCGCGTTTGCCCGGTGCCAGCTTCGCGGCCTCGCGGACCTCTTTACGCGCGGGCAGGTAGAACTTCCCGCCGTACACCGCGATCGTCGACCGGTAACGAACGCCATTGAGCGTGACGTTCACCGGGACCCGCTTCTTGTCACTGAGCGCGGCGACGACGCGGGCTGGAACTTCGATGAGGAGCACTTCCCCGGGATCTGGATCCGGCTGCGCGACCGTGGTGAACGAGACGGCGGCCACGCGACGAGATTAATCGAGGCGCGAGTCAGCGGACCGTGATCGTCCAGTAGATGCCGGGATCCTCGAGCCAGGTCGCCCCGTCGATGACGCCGCGCGCACGCAGCACGTACGAGCCGGGCTGCGCGGGAGCGCGCACCTGGAACTGGAACCACCCGAGCTGCCCGGGCCCGACGTACGCAGTCGTCGTTGTCGCGATGCGTGAGGCCGACGGCCAGCCGTAGTCGAGATCCCAGCGCTGCGCGTCGAGCGGGTCCGCCGTGCCGAGATTCGCCTGCTGGCCGGCGTTGCCCCGGTACCACCCGCGGTAGCCGGTGTTCCGGAGCGCGACGACCATCGTCGCGGTCTCGCCCGGCGAAAGCGTGACGTCGGGACTCTGCACCCCCCACGCCGCGTGATAGCCGAGGTCGAACGCGGAGACGGCGGTGGCGGCATCGACGATCCCGCCAACGTCCATGACCCAGTAGGTGTGATAGCTCGAGCCGTCGCTGAAAGCGCGACCGACGCCGATCGCGCGGTAGTTCGGATTCGTCAGGACCGCGTAGTGGGCCGGACTATTGAGCCAGCCGTTCAGCACCTCGCTCGCGGTGGCGTATCCGGCCGCCATGTTCTCGCCGGTGTAGGTCTGCGGGCCAGGGTAGCCCGCGTCGGTCATGCGCTGGACGGGTGCACGGCCATCGCGCGAAGTGTGTGAAAAGTAGTCGTAGATCGCCATGTCGGTCGCCATCCATTTCGCGGCGAACGTGAGGGTGTCGGAGAGAGAAAGGCGCGCGAGGCCATGCGAGGCACGGAAGGTGTTCACCACCGAGACCAGATCGGACTCCTGCGCATCAAGGCTCGCGGCGGCACTCGGGAGCCCGCCAGGCCAGGCCACGAGCAGGCAGGCGATGAGGGCAGCCGCGACAAAGACACGGGGCGCCGCGGGCGTGGACAACCCTTCCCCTCCTCAGCCGGCCTCAATTCCGGCTTCGCAGGGTCAACGATGGGTGTGTGAATGTGGTGCGGCTATCCCCCGTTCCGCCCAGTACGTGAACAGTGGGCCATTACACCGCCCGGTTGCTCGCTATCGCGTCGCCCGCGCCGGCGACGCGGCGATCCAGGCACGGGCGGTGGCGTGCAGCGAGGCGTACGCACCCCACGTCGAACGCGCCCAGTGGAGCAGGACCTCTCTGTAACGGACCGGATCGTCCGTATCGACAAGCTGGCGGATCGTGACCGCGCCATAGGCCGGCGGCAGCGTCGGTTTGTCGATCGGCGACGGCCCGTTGAGCCAGCGCTGCACGGCCGCGTTGGCCGTCGGCGCGTTGGGCTCGTCATCGAGCCATGCGCACAGCCCTGTAAGGTGCGCCGCGAACGACTTGGCGGAGCGGCCATACCGATCGGGATGCTGCAGCGCGTACACGTCGACGACGATCCGGTGGTAACGCGCGAAGCGCATGTCCTCGTACTCGCGCAGGCCGATCGACTCGAAGAGACGCTGGCAACCCTCTACGCCGTCCGCGACCGCGAGGCCGCAGGAGCAGACATCGCTCATCCGCGACCCACCCAGTTCGCGCGCGCGACGCGCACGGCCTCGGCGAGCCCCCGGTCCCAGGGCTCGCCGTGTCCCGCGAGGACGAGACGCGCGTCCACACCTTCGAATCGCCCCAGGGACGCGAAGGCCATTTCGTTGTCCGTGTTGAAGTTCGGGAAGAGCTGTGGCCCGGTCGCGCCGTTGATCACGTTGCGAGTGACGAACGCATCGCCGACGCAGATCGCGTCGCGCCCGGCGAAGTGGAGCGCGGCGCTCCCCGCCGTGTGGCCGGGCGCGTGGATGACACGCGGCGTGCCGGGAACGTCGAGCGTCGCGCCGTCGCCGAACGTCGCGACCTCGAGGATCGGTGGGGAGCGCAGCCCGTTGTGCAGGCCGAAGAGGAGAAAGCCCAGGAGCGGAAGGACCTTGAAGTCGCCCAGGGCCCTCGGACCCGGAACCTGACCTTTCGCGCGCAGCTCGTCAAGCTCGTGGACGCGGATCGGTACGCCGCGCTCGGCCCGGATCCGCTCCGCGAACCCGATGTGATCGCTGTGGGCGTGCGTGAGCACGACCGCGCGGACGTCTTCGAGCGAGCGTCCCATCGCCGCGAGCTCCGCCGGAAGTGCGCGCCAGTAGCCGGGCATTCCGGCGTCAACGATCGTGACGGCTCCGCCTTCCTCGAAGAGGTACACGTTGGCCAGGCCCGGGCCGATGCGGCGGATGCCTGGCGCGATCTCCACGCCGTCAGTCTGCGGCGCGCGACAGCGTGGTGCGCCGTCCGCGAAGATGCCCGCGGGAGAGCGCAATCACGATGAGCCAATCAACCGGGACCCCGATCAACCCGACCGCCATCAGCGAGATGTCGGAGGGTCGGCTAAGAGCGATCCCGACGACGAAGCTGCGCACCTGGCTCGGTATGTTTCCGAATGCCAGAGCGAGCGACAGCGCGAATACCGCGGCCGCGGCCACGGGAGTTGCGATCGATGCCGATCCAGCGCGCCACCGCCGGATCGACCACGTCGCGGCGACGACCTCGCTCGCGAGAAGACCCAGGACGATCACCTTGAGGAACCGCAGCGGCGGCGCCGATCGAGGAGTGCGCTTGGTCGGCGCAGTAGACGACGAGTCGATCGGACATCGCGCCGACGAGCGACTCGCGAGCGCATGCGAGCGCGGTCATGTTCGCGGCGGACCCGCCGCTGGCGAGAAGGCCGCCCGCATCGGCGGGGTAACCGATCCATTCCTTGACTCAGTCGAGGACGACGAGCTCGAGCTGGCTCGGGCCCGCCGACAGTCCCCAGCCCACATCCATGTTGAGGCCGCTCGCGATCAGGTCGCCGAGCGCGGATGGCCCATGCCGCAGCCTGGTATGTACGCGAAGTAGCCCGGATGCTCGTTGCGGGCCATGAACGGAAGCACGTCCGCCTCGAGCCGCGCGAGGAGCTGTTCGAAGGGACGGCCGGCCTCGGGCGCCGGCTCCTGCAAACGTGCGGCGAGGTCTTCGGGTGGGAGCGCGGTGACGACCGGCGTCGCGTCCCGCGGGCGCGTCAGTCGTTCGGCTATCGCGTCAACGGTCTCGCGCCCGAGCCTGCGCATCGTCTCCGCGTCGAGCCACAACGGGCGACCATCCATGGCAGCGCAGAGTACGGGAGCGAGCTAGGCCGCCGCGCGCCGGGTCCCGCTACATCAAACGGGCGCGGTGCGCGGTGCGATGACGTGAGGACCTGCGCTCTTGTCGTCCTTCTTGGCTCGCCACGGAGTGCCGAGGAGCGGTAGAAGGAACCGGTCGAGCCCGATGAAGCCGGCCGTCTTCCACGCGAGGACGAGCAGGAACCCGAGAAGGAGCATCACCGGGTTGGTGCTGGCGCTGCCGGCCAGCATGAAGTTCAGATTCATGAACGCGCCGCTTACGGCGGCGATACCAACGAACGCGCCAAGGATGAGACCGACCCCTACCGCTGTTTCGCCGAACGCGATGACCTTGCCCATGACGACCTCGGCGTGGCTGTCGATGAGGAATTGGATGAACCCGCGGTACCAGTCGTAGGTGATCGCAGGTTTCGCGG from Candidatus Limnocylindria bacterium includes:
- a CDS encoding ABC transporter ATP-binding protein, with product MILSVRDVTVRFGGLVAVDGASFDADEATIVGLIGPNGAGKTTLFNAINGVYKPRSGNIVFAGDDITGMPAHQVARRGVARAHQVVRPLNDLSVRANVTVGACFGRENLPLSLASKVADQVLEELGLADKSEIPAGKLNVAQKKRLELARALAARPRLLLADEVLAGLNPQEVADMLGHFRRIRGQGVTVIMIEHLMHAVMNVSDKVVVLDHGKKIAEGTPTEVQNDPKVIEAYLGDPKVAQRFLEEQGA
- a CDS encoding DoxX family protein translates to MTSRIISDPPLARFLFSDTRMAPVWLLIRIYVGWAWLESGWHKVETVGPGNYIVDGSGILAFWTRIAAIPAAPAKPAITYDWYRGFIQFLIDSHAEVVMGKVIAFGETAVGVGLILGAFVGIAAVSGAFMNLNFMLAGSASTNPVMLLLGFLLVLAWKTAGFIGLDRFLLPLLGTPWRAKKDDKSAGPHVIAPRTAPV
- a CDS encoding amino acid ABC transporter substrate-binding protein; protein product: MNFIRPSAVAIVLVGLLASACGGTAAPVASPTATTQASAAATTKKLVVGFTASQTGAQNVASKKQTEGIQLWVDDVTKAGGIKIGNNTVLMPEIKFYDDESKTDRVQALYTKLINDDKVDFLLSPYSSGLVKSAAVVSEQNGKVMVTAGGADDATMEQGFKYIFQVYTPASKYLTGAIDLMLKLDPTIKKVAIVNEKDPFSTSVVAAAKPYAESKGLQVVVSEGYDTGATDFNPFINKIVAATPDAIIGGGHFQDGTTFAKQLFEKKVNARFIALLVAPPEPTFSDVGDAAQYIVGPSQWETQVKYSEAGAKALSIPYYGTSVENFTKAYTAKFNAPPSYHSAGGYAAGLMLQKALEDAQSTDQEKVRAAFDKLDLMTFFGHVKFSTEAKTHGKQVAHDMVYVQWLKDASGKLATQIVWPLEAKSADAQMRK
- a CDS encoding branched-chain amino acid ABC transporter permease, with translation MSLDALIPSAIDGLMLGFVYGLAAMGLTLIFGVMKVINLSHGPVIALGMFTVLVLSQTFGLNPYLGLVAALFLGLLLGVVIYFVAVDRVINAPELTTLLATFSVNLMIIGMGTVIFTTSPRAVDIDLGALRGGGITILGTHAVSVAIAIAVAAALYAFLFRTRLGKSIRAVANNRAAAELMGIDSRRMLALSFGIGTALAMTSGALLSTLFSFTILSGTTYEVKSFVIVVLGGLGNPTGALVGGIVLGLLEGVATVFIPVSWVPVLEYVIFVLILLVRPSGLLGSRA
- a CDS encoding DUF5946 family protein; translated protein: MSDVCSCGLAVADGVEGCQRLFESIGLREYEDMRFARYHRIVVDVYALQHPDRYGRSAKSFAAHLTGLCAWLDDEPNAPTANAAVQRWLNGPSPIDKPTLPPAYGAVTIRQLVDTDDPVRYREVLLHWARSTWGAYASLHATARAWIAASPARATR
- a CDS encoding MBL fold metallo-hydrolase; protein product: MEIAPGIRRIGPGLANVYLFEEGGAVTIVDAGMPGYWRALPAELAAMGRSLEDVRAVVLTHAHSDHIGFAERIRAERGVPIRVHELDELRAKGQVPGPRALGDFKVLPLLGFLLFGLHNGLRSPPILEVATFGDGATLDVPGTPRVIHAPGHTAGSAALHFAGRDAICVGDAFVTRNVINGATGPQLFPNFNTDNEMAFASLGRFEGVDARLVLAGHGEPWDRGLAEAVRVARANWVGRG
- a CDS encoding branched-chain amino acid ABC transporter permease: MRQVRAPFLPALLVLMAVVAAVPIVTNNPSLREELFLMFMLITLASSINIIMGYTGYVSFGHIVFFGIGGYIAFWLMQTLGMHFLLAAVAGAIPAALIAGLIGVPILRLRGAYFALATIGINEAMKSFVTNFEPFGGAVGMFFPFSIYGTYGGAREAAQLAYYTMTAVALGTIAASYAIKRSKFGLALMAIREDQDVAMVVGIDPARAKVLAYVVSAFFPALAGAAFFFKNGIIEPAHAFDLLRSIESLVMVVLGGIGTVAGPVVGAAVYEWLRGFLITSPTFANFQLAIAGLLLLVTVLFVTAGLIGWLRNRFPVLRAYIQ
- a CDS encoding YdeI/OmpD-associated family protein, whose product is MAAVSFTTVAQPDPDPGEVLLIEVPARVVAALSDKKRVPVNVTLNGVRYRSTIAVYGGKFYLPARKEVREAAKLAPGKRAHVTLEADTAERTVMVPSDLARALSSAKRRPAFDALSFTRRKEHVEAVTGAKRPETRVARIAKVVASLRAQ
- the ligD gene encoding non-homologous end-joining DNA ligase yields the protein MKVGEREVAVTNPEKVFFPAQGLTKSDLIQYYADLAPYVLNHVERRPMQMKRHPNGVEGDFFYQKRVPNPHPDWLETVHISYPSGNEADFPVVTDAAGLVWIANLGCIEMHTWHSRVPDVAKPDYMLIDLDPSEGNPWEHVREIAMVVKEVLDELKLPSYPKTSGVSGMHILTPIVIELPFPEVRRFAKAVAAEVANRVPKIATITWVVKDRTGVFVDYGQNAFDRTIASAYSIRPMADARASAPLRWDEVPDVRPEAFTLETMRDRVAKVGDLTADIWQHRADLKPLFKALKLKDPVIDDRVLVRPSRQWTAEEQRAWRERGRGSGWNRGTSRRPPVAKAKEPRDPA
- a CDS encoding CAP domain-containing protein; this encodes MSTPAAPRVFVAAALIACLLVAWPGGLPSAAASLDAQESDLVSVVNTFRASHGLARLSLSDTLTFAAKWMATDMAIYDYFSHTSRDGRAPVQRMTDAGYPGPQTYTGENMAAGYATASEVLNGWLNSPAHYAVLTNPNYRAIGVGRAFSDGSSYHTYWVMDVGGIVDAATAVSAFDLGYHAAWGVQSPDVTLSPGETATMVVALRNTGYRGWYRGNAGQQANLGTADPLDAQRWDLDYGWPSASRIATTTTAYVGPGQLGWFQFQVRAPAQPGSYVLRARGVIDGATWLEDPGIYWTITVR